One Phaseolus vulgaris cultivar G19833 chromosome 11, P. vulgaris v2.0, whole genome shotgun sequence genomic window carries:
- the LOC137820802 gene encoding uncharacterized protein, whose product MRNRSVYASLVALFCFLVLMIVTPAIHQSQDYHNFADHRKFFGIPNALNVISNFPFLVIGLVGLVLCHRGNYFSLSLQGEIWGWTCFYVGVAAVAVGSSYYHLKPDDARLVWDRLPMTVAFTSIIAIFIIERIDEWKGTVSIIPLLLAGIISIVYWRFFDDLRPYALVQFVPCIAIPLMAILLPPMYTHSTYWLWAAGSYLLAKVLEATDEVVYEWTHHIVSGHTLKHLAAAMVPVFLTFMLAKRSVQPERQNLLKTWRVSWVKFRQGNSNVESYSYSYTDVPVVEPH is encoded by the exons ATGAGAAATCGCAGCGTTTATGCATCGCTGGTTGCACTTTTTTGCTTCCTCGTACTCATGATCGTTACCCCAGCAATTCATCAGTCCCAAGATTATCATAATTTCGCTGACCACCGCAAATTCTTCG GTATTCCTAATGCACTTAATGTGATATCAAATTTCCCTTTTCTGGTCATTGGCCTCGTTGGACTTGTACTCTGTCATCGTGGAAACTACTTTAGCCTCAG CTTGCAAGGTGAAATATGGGGCTGGACTTGCTTCTATGTTGGTGTGGCTGCTGTTGCAGTTGGATCTTCATACTATCATCTCAAGCCAGATGATGCCCGCCTTGTGTGGGATAGGTTACCA ATGACTGTTGCTTTTACATCAATCATTGCAATATTCATCATTGAGCGGATTGATGAGTGGAAAGGAACGGTTTCAATTATACCTCTACTTTTGGCTGGTATAATAAGCATTGTATATTGGAG GTTCTTTGATGACCTTCGTCCATATGCTCTGGTCCAATTTGTGCCTTGCATTGCCATTCCTCTAATGGCTATTTTGTTACCTCCAATGTACACACATTCAACATATTGGCTCTGGGCTGCAG GGTCTTATCTTCTAGCTAAAGTGCTAGAAGCTACTGATGAGGTGGTCTATGAATGGACACACCATATTGTCAGTGGTCACACACTAAAGCATCTAGCCGCAGCAATGGTCCCTGTCTTCTTAACATTCATGCTTGCTAAGAGAAGTGTTCAACCTGAGAG GCAAAATTTGCTCAAGACTTGGAGGGTTTCCTGGGTGAAGTTCAGACAGGGCAATTCCAACGTTGAGAGCTACTCCTATTCATACACAGATGTGCCGGTTGTGGAGCCACACTGA